The genome window TCGTGCACGCGGTTGAAGGTCCGCAGGACCAGCACGTGGCCGGACTGCGTGGACACGATTTCCTCTCTGCGCTCGCCCAGCAGGTCGGTAACCACCCCGAAGACTTCTCCCGGCTCGATGCGGTCCATCAGTTCCACCCAGGGCTCGAAGAACCCGGAAAACGGTGAAGGGTAGTTCAACTGGATATGGCCGGCGCCCTCCCGGTCGTCCTCCACCGTATGCCGGATCCGCGACGGCGGCTGGGCGCGCTCGATCATGCCCAGCACGCCCAGGACGTTCAGGCAGCCTTCGTAGTACTGATCTACACCTTCGGGATCGCAGTCTCCGGCTCCCATCCATTCCGAGTAGATCGCGGGGATGCGGGCGTCGCGGGCTATGGACAGCGTGCGACCGTCGTGACCCGCGTACGTACCCCAGACGACCGGCATGTTGAAGGCCCGCGCCATCTCCCGCTGTTTCTCCAGCACCCCGGTTTCGGGATGCAGCATGTATCCCACGGTCGGGTAGAACCGGGAAACCAGGCCCCCGCTGTGCAGGTCGATCAGGTAGTCGGCCTCCCGGATAAGGGCGCTTGCCGCGAATGCGACGCGCTCGGTGACGGTGCCGTCTTCCCTCCCCGGACAGGTCCGCGCGAGGTCCAGGCCGTCCTCCGCGGTCCGCTGGCCGCGCCAGTACGCCGCCTCGTTCACGACGGGCACCAGGGTGACGCTTCCCGACAGATCATCGGAATCCAGGGCCTCCTTCAGGCGCCGGATAGCCCACATGGATTCGAATTCGTCCCCGTGTATCCCTCCGAGTATGAGCAGGTTCGGGCCGGGCGCTTTCCCTTTTATTGTTACGGACTTCAGCGTGACGGGGCCTGACATGGGATTCTCCTTGACGTATATTCCCTGATAGCCGGTTTCCTGCCGACAACAGCGTTCCCGGAGCGGTCTGTAGCAGGACCGATGAATAGCAGACCGATGAAGATCCGAACTCGGCGCCATGGGCATTGGGTGGAAACTCGCCCGCAACTGCGCGCA of Gemmatimonadota bacterium contains these proteins:
- a CDS encoding succinylglutamate desuccinylase/aspartoacylase family protein gives rise to the protein MSGPVTLKSVTIKGKAPGPNLLILGGIHGDEFESMWAIRRLKEALDSDDLSGSVTLVPVVNEAAYWRGQRTAEDGLDLARTCPGREDGTVTERVAFAASALIREADYLIDLHSGGLVSRFYPTVGYMLHPETGVLEKQREMARAFNMPVVWGTYAGHDGRTLSIARDARIPAIYSEWMGAGDCDPEGVDQYYEGCLNVLGVLGMIERAQPPSRIRHTVEDDREGAGHIQLNYPSPFSGFFEPWVELMDRIEPGEVFGVVTDLLGERREEIVSTQSGHVLVLRTFNRVHEGETLAAVLEV